DNA from Streptomyces luteogriseus:
AGGTCGAGCGCTGGGCCAAGGCCCTGCCCGACGACATGCCGGACGACGGCATCGCTTTCTTCAAGTAGTCCTAGACTGGCCGGTGTGGTGAGCACCGACTGGAAGAGCGATCTGCGGCAGCGCGGCTACCGGCTGACCCCGCAGCGGCAACTTGTGCTCGAAGCCGTGGACACCCTTGAGCACGCGACCCCCGACGACATCCTCGTGGAAGTGAGGAAGACGGCGTCGGGGGTCAACATTTCGACGGTGTACCGGACACTTGAGCTCCTGGAGGAGCTCGGGCTGGTCAGTCACGCGCATCTGGGGCACGGGGCGCCGACGTACCACCTCGCGGACCGGCACCACCACATCCACCTGGTCTGCCGGGACTGCCAGAACGTGATCGAGGCGGACGTCTCGGTGGCCGCCGAGTTCACCGCCAAGCTGCGGGAGACGTTCGGCTTCGACACCGACCTGAAGCACTTCGCGATCTTCGGCCGGTGCGAGGACTGCACACTGAAGGCTTCGACTACCGAGTCGTAGGCTTACGGACATGAAGAGCCCCCTGCTGACCCTGCCCGGCGCCGTCCCCGCCGAGGGCGTGGACGAAGGTGTCGCCGCCCACTACGGCGATCTGTTCCGTGAGCAGCGCGCCCTCGCCGACGGCACCGGATTCGTGGACCTCTCGCACCGGGGGGTCGTCGCCGTCACCGGCGAGGACCGGCTCGCCTGGCTGCACCTGCTGCTCACCCAGCACGTCAGCGACCTCCCGGCGGGCCGGGCTACCGAGGCGCTGATCCTCTCCGCGAACGGCCACATCGAGCACGCCCTGTACCTCGTCGACGACGGCGCGAC
Protein-coding regions in this window:
- a CDS encoding Fur family transcriptional regulator: MVSTDWKSDLRQRGYRLTPQRQLVLEAVDTLEHATPDDILVEVRKTASGVNISTVYRTLELLEELGLVSHAHLGHGAPTYHLADRHHHIHLVCRDCQNVIEADVSVAAEFTAKLRETFGFDTDLKHFAIFGRCEDCTLKASTTES